In Rhipicephalus sanguineus isolate Rsan-2018 chromosome 1, BIME_Rsan_1.4, whole genome shotgun sequence, the DNA window agaagaaaaccacCCTAGGAAGCAACGCGTCTATGCTCCCACAGAAGACCACAGATGGCCGCGATCAGAAAGAAACTTGTGATCGTCGGAGATGTTGAGGACAGCGAGACGCGTCTTCTAAGCGTGTGCAGCGATGGTGAGCTTGCGGAGGACTCTGTGTCCACCGTCTTCGGGAACTTCGTCAACATCACCGAGGTCAGGCTTGGCGTGGCCTTGTGGGACACAGCGGGGCAGGAGGACTATGACCGGTTGCGACCTCCGTGGCACCGCGACAGAGACGTGGTCTTGgtgtgcttcagcatcgactcGCGCAAGTTCCCGGACAACTCGGAGTCAGGGAGGCCTGAGGTGCGCCACTTCTGCCCCAGCGTGTACGGAATTCTGGCATATACGATGAATCCCCGCAACTTCTTGCTCACGCTACCCGACCCAGCCATGACGAAGCAGAAGCACGCTGCTCATCACGAAGGACGTGCCTTGGCAGAAGAGAACAACGCCTACGGCTCACCTGGAGTCCTCTGCCAAGACAAAGGATAGTGTGTGGGAGATGTGCAATAGTACAAAGACGGCAACCTTACACAGGTGTAGAGGCCGTAGAATATTGAATTTATTCTGCGATGTAAAATAAACTTCATCCAGTCACCGGTGAGAAGCCAGATGGAGGCTGGAGGAGCTTCTCTCACTTCATTGTCTTAGTCACATTATTTAACATGTGTGATACCAACAACGCTAGGTGCACTACCCTGCGCATTCAGGAAACTTAGGAAGGTTGTTCGTAGCATTGAAAGTAGCTGCAGAGTACTATAACGTTAACCAACAAGAGGTCATTCACTACAGTTGCCCAGGAGCTGTGTCGTTGGGTTTGATTCCGTCAGGGCTGCCGCGGTTCAATGACAGTGAATGCGAAACCCTTGCGCATTGAAATTTAGTAGCATATCGAATGCCACATGATTATAACTGCTCCGTAGACACCATCTACAATGTGCCTCAATATCAGATTGGTGTTTGAccaattttaaaggggccctacaacacttttgCAAGTAATCTTCGAATGTCACCATTAAAATAGCCTTTTGCCTCACGAATCCACTGACGCAAAAATTTATAGAATCCGttgagtacgagcggagttacgcgGTATTTGtggcacgcttcaagcgctttctctctcctttcgtactcttttctcctttttttccctttgaaCGCTCGGCTTTCTTTTAGTGTGATCGCTAGCGTTGgagcgggcaagtggcggcatcccGCTACGGCCGCCTTTACTACGCCGTCGATCGCttccgtcgattgctcctcaagcagagtgattggctgggcgaaggagcatgaagggagccGGAGAGGAGGGGGGATGGGGTGCTGCGTCCTACAGCAGCAACCGCGAACTGCGATCTTGAGGGCGTGGTCGctagcgctggcgcgcgctatctcggaagACACCAGAAAACGGCCCGCTTTCTTCGCGTTTAGACGAAAGGCAGCTCAAACaccgcttcgctccctgtagcggcAGTATTCCCTTACAcgagcattttgtagagttacgctagATTGGATCAAAAagcgttagctgctagccttgcttcgtatatttttttgctatcgcattcattgtttcggtCTCGCGACAAAGCTGTGATTTTATTACTTCAAATCAACCCCTCCCGACCCCGTAACTGACGCCTCTGGTTGTCAGCATCATCTTTATTGGTCTCGCCCAAGGaggtaaaaaaattgctggagtgacGATtgttgcgcaatagtgaagccgtgcccaccaaaagatggcggctgcgcccgccatcttagtaggggcacgataaaccatcggcgtttggcgaaggaaagcgagcgttttccacgcacgccagagaagtttaatatggaaacttttacgggtcagatgctgctgcaagtgtgtcattgtgttactagttttcgtaaaagAGCCTCAAAGTCACGGCAAATTTTATCGTATATCAATCGCCAGTACTCCTCTCGAGGggttacttttgcggcaacaacgatcttttattttataattaacgtagcatttgcactaacagatcaaagccatttgacctCTAAGTAGGCACaaacagaaaagagcatgtttgcgaGCTCTTTGGAGTGCAAAagttggcttcactttcgctggccaggcgtttcgagagcttccactccagaaatctttttttaaacctccttggtctcgCCCATGTCCGTTGCAGACCAGCGGCCTCTCCCGGTGATCTGCAATTGGGCCTGTCTTGCGCccgctgattccattttatgtctgcaattttttttttcaatgtttcaGCACACCAACGAATTCTCTGTAGTCTTCAGCTATGCTGCCCTTTCATTGGCGCCCATTCTGTAGCTGTAATATACAACCGGCTATCTGCCCTACGCATTACATGCAGACACACCGGACCTAATTATGTACACTGTCAGGTGCCTGAAATAATTGTACAGTAGCTGCTCTCATGGCTTCACGCGCCAACTGTTTTTTATCCAGTctagcgtaactctacaaaaccctAGTGTAAGGGAATACTACCGCTCCAGGGAACGAAGCGGTCTATACGCGAAGAAAGCGGGTCGTTTTCTGATGTCTGCCGAGAGAGCGCGCCAGCGCTAGCGACCACGCCCTCATGATCGGAGTTCgcggttgctgctcgagcgacgcagcacccccccctcctctcctgctcccttcatgctccttcgcccggcgaatctctctgcttgaggaggaATCGATGGAAGCGATCGACGGCGTAGTGAAGGCGGCAGCCGCaggatgccgccacttgcccgctcCCACGctagcgatcacactgaaagaaagccgcgcgttcaaagggaaaacaaaaggaGAAAAGATTACGAAAGAagcgagaaagcgcttgaagagtGCGACAAAtaacgtaactccgctcgtactcatcggattataaaaatttttgcggcagtgcattcgtgaggcaataggcGATTTTAATGGTGACATTCGAAGATTACTTGCAAAAGTGTTGTAGGGCTCCTTTAGCGTGGCCAAACACCAACCTGATATTGAGGCACATTGTAGAGGGTGTCTACGGAGCAGTTATAATCATGTGGCGCTCGACGTGCTACTAAATTTCAATGCGCAAGGGTTTCGCATTCATTATCATTGAACCGCGGCAGCCCTGACGGAATCAAACCCAACGACACAGCCCCTGGGCAACTGTAGTTAGTGACCTCTTGTTGGTTGACGTTATAGTACTCTGCAGCTGCTTTCAATGTTACGAACAACCTTCCTAAATTTCGTGAATGCGCAGGGTAGCGCACCTAGCGTTGTTGGTATCGCACATgttaaaattgggggacccttaagcttcgcctttaagagttgaacgcgatagcgaaatccggcccctagtgcgcacttcgaccactaagtggatacttattaatgtgtagtgttacacgcacacgcacacagacacacacgcacgtacgcgcgcgaattgtagaggttttcgatctaaagcaagagtcgcatggccctaagatacacgccgcgcgcccgccctctcgaatgccatgaaaagtcgagacacatttctcacaatgcctcacagatagcagcacattatctagcatttgctgtttgcttcgttggcttgatatgttttccgctagatggacatagttgtccatttttagagctgtttgaaagttcgtgtgtgtatttagcggcgatggctgctctatcccggcctttttcgacgtagtttgatggcctcgcgaatgcgcctacaaatcgccgtatggactcgttttcgtcgtgacacctgccgaacaaaatgcgttaaggaaggAGGCGCTGGTTAAGGAGAcacctttcactacatgacatttatgtagtgtttttttttttcgaggaagcTGTACAAGTAATAGCTGGCTTTGTGGAAGAGCCTGCTTGCACGNNNNNNNNNNNNNNNNNNNNNNNNNNNNNNNNNNNNNNNNNNNNNNNNNNNNNNNNNNNNNNNNNNNNNNNNNNNNNNNNNNNNNNNNNNNNNNNNNNNNGTGaggcacacgttagtgcgcatcatgatgagattttacgcCCTACTTTcggtattgctttactgctgtgaattatgtatagtgcgtAGGCTGTACTGTAATGTTGTTCCACGTATTCAGTTTTGGGAGGCTAGGTTCTGTGCATGACGATGGAATATACtaacctatatccttacattgacacgagaaactgctgctgttttgattccaataaaatgttgcaacaactggttcttgtatcatTGGAGTATGACTACTTGccttgcatgcaaattgaagaaatgaatttgtgcttgcaaaacaattgctgaaacactgcctgctcaatggtAACTGCTCGTGTTTTATTACCAACCACATTGAACAGATGAGTTCACAGATtaggacacattgtagaagataggcaacagaaagtgagacagaaagtcatcactgtgtttcTAACGTAGATGGGTGATCTTTATCAATAGTAGCGTAacttgaaggttgctgttgtatatataaagttaacgtagtgtgcaggtggacgagggagtgcacatatgatagtttttttccagtttctgcatatttgctacagtcctcgtgtttcgtgttacgattgtgaaattctgaattgcaaacaagccaacctctctgctgctgtggttgAAAggaattcaacagaaccatattttctcaagaacagctgttccattgaggaagaggggggtaatgctttttttttaatgagtactacgctgcatcatctgtctgaggggagggccaagtaccacatggacgttcacaagcaggggcgtagccaatgggggggggggggttgggagggttcaacccccaccccgaattttttctgttttgcttgcttatataggcccacacacatacaaacgcccgccatgacatacataaagtatggttgaacccccccccccccccccgaaaaaaaatttctggctacgcccctgtcacaaGAGAGAGTGCAAGTACATTTTTTgtgttgtgggagacctgtcaatggtaaactggggaggtgtccttgaccttggggcacgcgttaggcattcgctttaacgcggtggcgtgatgcttaccaataaaagctaattagtaagaatgTAGGTATAGtatacgagtatgaaagcaaataaatactgaatatgcgttatagagaagcactgaatgccgtgctaaagcgtgcattgcgaataagcgctaattgcggaaatgatcagcgttcagctgctcagaaggcgctgctgccctatagctgcgtgcagctcgcggctgtacgcgcgcattcaactgcattcaacgcactttgtgtaggcgcgttacaatgtccttgtaactctcgaattttctgcgtgtgtaattttcatatgcgaacgcaggcggtcaacataagggtgcattgcgaataaagcgctaattgcggaaacagatttttttcaGCTGCTCAgcgagctcagagcgcgctgctgccctgcgtgcagctcgcggcagtacgcgcgcattaaatgcacttaattaGGCGCGTTACaagttcttctaagtcgggcacctgcgtgtgtaactttcatatgagaaacgcaggcggtcttcgaaccgctcataacagctgccgcatctggacgcgcgcagttcgaggctgcagaaataacggaaattgctccacagcatacgctcatggaatgcacatacgttcgctcatctgaagatacctttgtcacgctggtattcacgaatttagcgcgagcggaaagggcacacgtttataatttttctagcggcactgCACGGTGAACGGAGATTCGGAGCCGAGGGgggtttacgtcgatcggctcggcttgcatgacgccccacaattatgtattgaccttccgcaagagcaaacacacgccgatggtacaagaacagaagttcgaagttgtgcgacgggttaccagccgcgttttgtacatacattggtacatatataaacccacgaaaaaagcaagctttctagtggtggcgctgtggtgtaatggttatagtgcttgctttgagtgcgtgtggtcgcgagttcgattcctgtgtcgtgcgtacttgtatgcaaatgtcatgtttgtgcatgaatactttggtgtccgttttCTAATATGTCCTAGTGCGAATAGTAGCGGAAATGGTGGtacggtaaacgtaatatagtgcctaaaatataattttttttttcatttcgcgacccgctctagggcctcgtttaaaaggaggttttaacagctctcaaaagaaggagaaaaactctcaatgcgctcgttcaagcccccaaaatggcttacataaaaacaccaactttacctccaaaaggaggctttaaaagctctcaaaagaaccagaaaaaacttccaatgcgctccgttcagcCCTCAAATGagtcaataaaaacacaaattacctccttagttccgtctaatcactgccttaaaggatgtaaataaacctccttttgaacctcttttcggaagggggttttgcgtagtaccttttggatgcacgttatgcgtccgagcccgaaactccctaaaaggctcaaacccgtttgcagtgtgtacgccggcttttgcaccaatctttttaagattgtgcGAGATGCCGTGCAGGTAAGCAATTACCGCCACCTTTCTAGGCCGCGTGATCTCCTGATTGTCACCCTGATTGCTCTTCATGCTCAGAACGCTATTGACTCGGTTTTTCGCGCATGTCAACAGGTATCGCTAACTAAAGTAAAAAAGGAGGCGAAAGATTTGTGCGAGAAACTTAAACTAGACACCTTGGCTAAACAGATTGAGAGTAGCGCTATGTTGGGACTAGAAATGTTCTTTAGTGCTAAGACCCATAAAGAAGGGGTGCCCTTTCGAGTAATCGTGACCGAAAGGAATATTTGGCAGAAATCTGTTTCGCGGTTCCTGCAGTCTAACTTGAAGGTGTTGAAAGTGGAAGACCCGTTCGGTACCAGAAATTCCAAAGAAGTGGTTGAATTTTTGGTTCAGCATGCCGGGGTGGGATTCAATGCCTTCTCTGTAGATATTAAAGACTTATATTATTCCCTCCCGCATGATCTAGTGTTAACCTGTGTTGAAGAATCAATTTCGCTTTTTGATGCAGTTCGGTTTCAAAATGAATGTGGAATATCTGTTCAGCATTTTCTGGATCTATTGGCGCTCTAACTTAATTCAACCTACGTTCAATGGAACGGTagtatgtactgtcggccgcaaaagtttgcgggatctgcagcgcgtggcagagtgacggaaaactgcattgctgcgtcacctaccgtgatgtggcgggtgttgaggctatcgaccgcggcctccgcgattagatccggcaacgggcGCATTGTCTTAACGCGCGgttgctaatcgccgaggccgcggccatagcctcaacacccggcgcgtcacggtaggtgacgcagcaatgcagttttccgtcgctgcgccatgcgctgcagatcccgcaaacttttgcggccgacagtacatacaGAAGACAGGAATATGTATAGGTTCCTGCGTTGCTCCTGTACGAAGCAGCATTGTCATCGTCGACAAGTTCTCGTCGACAAGTTAAAAGGCACAAGCGTGGTAAAGGTGTTTCGTTATGTTGGCGATTTTTTGGTTTTGCTAAAGAGTGCTGATTATGTTTTTTCCTGTGATGTG includes these proteins:
- the LOC119372272 gene encoding ras-like GTP-binding protein RHO gives rise to the protein MAAIRKKLVIVGDVEDSETRLLSVCSDGELAEDSVSTVFGNFVNITEVRLGVALWDTAGQEDYDRLRPPWHRDRDVVLVCFSIDSRKFPDNSESGRPEVRHFCPSVYGILAYTMNPRNFLLTLPDPAMTKQKHAAHHEGRALAEENNAYGSPGVLCQDKG